A region of bacterium DNA encodes the following proteins:
- a CDS encoding flippase, with protein MQASRTIAKNTALLTFGVLAGRVLGVFIFKKMSPILGEEGVGIWGTATNLVAILLVMSNFGLGTLLTREITRRRGMTLPLFLSTMKVRWAMGAVGYLFLFAFVELKGYDAVKTAAFLVTGLAIFIESTAMACDAVLQAHEKVQHQTTGQVVSAVAYFAMAFWALDAGHGLMGVVWSNAISRLIRLLVMAPLMFATTGPWQWHDPDDDRPVPTPRHMLKLGFPLFLATTFGIVYNMVDTVMLNAMKGDAVSGIYFLGHRALDILLIVPGLFGTAVFPALARYAERSGDDARRLGERSLRFMMVAMLPLTVFVMFIAEPIIFFFSDGQAGFNDSIRVLMIVVWGLPLQAASIIYSRLLITANRERVFVQIGFVSMLVNVVLNVVLIPRTSYYGASAATIIAMLTSYLMHHHYLARTPLRPPVLKALLGPVASLAAAWATTVLVLAAAVPAWHVSWRYLPVHEGWLAFLTATLLTTAGYGAALFAFRVFGAGDLRLLAEMRRRPPAA; from the coding sequence AAGAAGATGTCGCCCATCCTCGGCGAGGAGGGCGTCGGCATCTGGGGCACGGCCACCAACCTGGTGGCGATCCTGCTGGTGATGTCCAACTTCGGTCTCGGCACGCTGCTGACCCGCGAGATCACGCGGCGCCGCGGCATGACCCTGCCCCTCTTCCTGAGCACCATGAAGGTGCGCTGGGCCATGGGGGCGGTGGGCTACCTCTTCCTGTTCGCCTTCGTCGAACTGAAGGGATACGACGCCGTCAAGACGGCGGCCTTCCTCGTCACGGGCCTGGCCATCTTCATCGAATCGACGGCCATGGCCTGCGACGCCGTGCTGCAGGCCCACGAGAAGGTGCAGCACCAGACGACCGGCCAGGTCGTCTCGGCCGTGGCCTATTTCGCCATGGCCTTCTGGGCCCTCGATGCGGGCCACGGCCTGATGGGCGTGGTCTGGTCGAACGCCATCAGCCGCCTCATCCGGCTGCTGGTGATGGCGCCGCTCATGTTCGCGACCACCGGCCCCTGGCAGTGGCACGACCCGGACGACGACCGTCCCGTGCCCACGCCGCGCCACATGCTGAAGCTGGGGTTCCCGCTCTTCCTGGCGACGACCTTCGGCATCGTCTACAACATGGTCGACACCGTCATGCTGAACGCCATGAAGGGCGACGCCGTGAGCGGGATCTACTTCCTCGGGCACCGGGCGCTGGACATCCTGCTCATCGTGCCGGGCCTCTTCGGCACGGCCGTCTTCCCGGCCCTCGCCCGCTACGCCGAGCGTTCGGGCGACGACGCGCGCCGCCTCGGCGAGCGCTCCCTCCGCTTCATGATGGTGGCCATGCTGCCGCTCACGGTCTTCGTGATGTTCATCGCCGAGCCGATCATCTTCTTCTTCAGCGACGGCCAGGCCGGCTTCAACGACTCGATCCGGGTGCTGATGATCGTCGTGTGGGGCCTGCCCCTGCAGGCCGCCTCGATCATCTACAGCCGCCTGCTGATCACCGCGAACCGCGAGCGGGTCTTCGTGCAGATCGGCTTCGTCTCCATGCTCGTGAACGTGGTCCTGAACGTGGTCCTGATTCCCCGCACGAGCTACTACGGCGCCTCGGCCGCGACGATCATCGCGATGCTCACCAGCTACCTGATGCACCACCACTACCTGGCGCGCACGCCGCTGCGGCCGCCGGTGCTGAAGGCGCTGTTGGGCCCGGTGGCGTCCTTGGCCGCGGCCTGGGCCACCACGGTCCTGGTGCTGGCGGCGGCGGTCCCGGCCTGGCACGTGTCGTGGCGCTACCTGCCGGTCCACGAGGGCTGGCTCGCCTTCCTGACCGCCACCCTGCTCACGACCGCGGGCTACGGGGCGGCCCTCTTCGCCTTCCGCGTGTTCGGGGCTGGCGATCTGCGGCTCCTCGCCGAGATGCGCCGACGGCCGCCCGCAGCCTGA